In the Syngnathus scovelli strain Florida chromosome 16, RoL_Ssco_1.2, whole genome shotgun sequence genome, one interval contains:
- the kdelr2a gene encoding ER lumen protein-retaining receptor 2, with amino-acid sequence MNVFRLTGDLSHLAAIIILLLKIWKSRSCAGISGKSQILFAIVFTTRYLDLLTSFISLYNTCMKVIYIGCAYATVYLIYVKFRATYDGNHDSFRVEFLVVPVGGLSVLINHDFSPLEILWTFSIYLESVAILPQLFMISKTGEAETITTHYLFCLGLYRALYLFNWIWRFYFEGFFDLIAIVAGVVQTVLYCDFFYLYVTKVLKGKKLSLPA; translated from the exons ATGAACGTTTTCCGCCTGACAGGAGACCTTTCTCACTTGGCAGCCATCATCATCCTGCTACTGAAGATATGGAAAAGCAGGTCGTGTGCAG GTATCTCTGGAAAGAGTCAAATCCTCTTTGCGATTGTGTTCACCACACGCTACTTGGACCTGCTGACATCCTTCATCTCGCTCTACAACACGTGCATGAAG gtgatCTACATCGGCTGCGCCTACGCCACCGTCTACCTGATCTACGTCAAGTTCCGGGCTACCTATGACGGCAATCACGACAGCTTCAGGGTGGAGTTCCTGGTAGTCCCTGTCGGGGGTCTGTCCGTGCTCATCAACCATGACTTTTCCCCCCTTGAg ATCCTGTGGACGTTCTCCATCTACCTGGAGTCGGTGGCCATCCTGCCCCAGCTCTTCATGATCAGTAAGACGGGCGAGGCGGAGACCATCACCACCCACTATCTGTTCTGCCTGGGCCTGTATCGAGCCCTCTACCTCTTCAACTGGATCTGGCGCTTCTACTTTGAGGGATTTTTTGACCTGATCGCCATCGTCGCCGGCGTGGTCCAGACAGTCCTCTACTGCGACTTCTTCTACCTTTATGTCACCAAAG TGTTGAAAGGCAAGAAGCTGAGCCTGCCGGCGTAA
- the si:ch211-139g16.8 gene encoding immunoglobulin superfamily member 6, producing MVPLFWLSLLSLTRLTPKGMAQAHSCLSQPSAVIWRQPGQDAVIQCSVLPDCLAENLRYKWFAFEHRSHGTLDLAQNHHKYSLHGADLQIRSLNGNDSGIYYCGATTQREPTPGAQHVGLGTTLVVKEKTKLRVGHVLLWLTFVVLALYSSATVTLILQKKYGLNICNCRRTHKSDKKNTKRTRVFHDVLQEMHRRRNGRSKETVERHPALVQAAAAQADNAPDDIYQNV from the exons ATGGTGCCGTTGTTTTGGCTTTCTCTCCTTTCTCTCACCCGGCTGACACCAAAAG GAATGGCCCAAGCTCACAGCTGCCTGTCACAACCGAGTGCCGTGATTTGGCGCCAACCCGGACAAGATGCCGTCATCCAGTGCAGCGTCCTTCCCGACTGCTTGGCCGAAAATCTCCGCTACAAGTGGTTCGCTTTTGAGCACAGATCGCACGGCACTCTTGACCTGGCCCAAAACCATCACAAGTACAGCCTACATGGAGCCGATTTACAAATTCGCTCCCTGAACGGCAACGACAGCGGGATTTACTACTGTGGCGCCACAACCCAGAGGGAACCGACACCCGGCGCTCAGCATGTTGGCCTGGGAACAACTCTTGTCGTGAAGG AAAAGACAAAACTCAGGGTGGGTCATGTTCTGTTGTGGTTAACGTTCGTCGTCTTGGCCCTCTACAGCTCAGCCACGGTGACACTCATTCTTCAAAAGAAG TATGGCCTGAACATATGCAATTGTAGACGAACACACAAAAGTGACAAG AAGAACACAAAGAGAACAAGAGTCTTCCACGACGTGCTGCAAGAGATGCACCGCCGACGCAACGGGAGAAGCAAAGAGACGGTGGAAAGGCACCCGGCACTGGTCCAG GCAGCAGCTGCCCAGGCGGACAATGCGCCCGATGACATCTATCAAAATGTGTAA
- the mfsd13al gene encoding transmembrane protein 180-like isoform X5, which produces MKLPRHLGVNPAALAYAMTTLGAAMINNIFNFYYVKLFISKYQISEGAFHKSQFAFAQVVYMLWNAINDPLFGYLQDNSKMACCSQRRLSILYGAPLYSLAFLIAWFPWRSYSPSDWLCGVHLTVALCAFDGLLTFVLLAQCALFAEISSQHQNRLRLIKYNQVKLKVASLLGSSSVLFCGMLSQNMEDLTAFQAFAVLVAILSCICMIYTGLHSQSQFDDKASDDLDEPAPSCFESSTYTVKTLTWQILMNRDFRFFVLMNFFQVFMLAFFSNFTLIFAEHLIPTDVLSPLTRSVMYGAGFICPQLLVLTCNRLLHNLGYYRIILYTFYLEVLMGAFMLALGAQNYRILALFLTLSMVTVQATFSLFGLPLADIIDVDMNKYKRSSPLSSMVFGTNALFTKPAQSLAPMLVINILNQFGYEQLKDAGRDVDVRAAESLHSVMFYLVCMVPMCVAAVQVLAWRPFSIRNSHTVDSRCATQGRCNYLTESQHHVISGRVC; this is translated from the exons aTGAAACTGCCGCGACATTTGGGAGTAAACCCGGCGGCTTTGGCTTATGCCATGACCACTCTGGGAGCTGCCATGATCAACAACATATTCAACTTCTACTACGTGAAGCTCTTCATCAGCAAGTACCAGATATCCGAGGGGGCTTTCCACAAATCTCAA TTTGCCTTTGCACAGGTGGTGTACATGCTGTGGAATGCCATCAATGATCCTCTCTTTGGATACCTGCAAGACAACTCCAAAATGGCGTGCTGCTCTCAGCGGCGGCTCTCCATCCTGTATGGCGCCCCGCTCTACTCCTTGGCATTCCTCATCGCCTGGTTCCCGTGGAGGTCCTACTCCCCCAGTGACTGGTTGTGCGGCGTCCACTTGACAGTGGCATTGTGCGCCTTCGACGGCTTGCTCACGTTTGTGCTGCTGGCGCAGTGTGCCCTGTTCGCCGAGATTTCCAGCCAGCATCAGAACCGATTGAGACTCATTAAGTACAACCAGGTAAAGTTAAAG GTGGCGTCGCTGCTGGGCTCCTCAAGCGTGCTGTTCTGCGGCATGCTGTCCCAAAATATGGAGGACTTGACAGCCTTCCAGGCGTTCGCCGTCCTCGTGGCCATCTTGAGCTGCATTTGCATGATCTACACGGGCCTCCACAGCCAGAGCCAGTTTGACGACAAAGCGTCCGACGACTTAGACGAGCCCGCTCCCAGCTGCTTCGAGTCTTCCACCTACACTGTGAAAACGCTGACCTGGCAAATCCTCATGAACAGGGACTTCCGGTTCTTTGTGCTCATGAACTTTTTCCAGGTCTTCATGCTGGCATTCTTCAGTAATTTTACACTGATATTCGCCGAGCACTTGATTCCCACAGACGTGCTTTCACCACTGACCAGGAGCGTCATGTATGGCGCGGGATTCATTTGTCCTCAG CTGTTAGTGTTGACCTGCAACAGACTTCTTCACAACCTTGGCTACTACAGAATCATCCTGTACACCTTCTACTTGGAGGTCTTAATGGGGGCTTTTATGCTGGCCCTGGGTGCTCAGAATTATCGTATCCTGGCGTTATTCCTCACCCTCAGCAT GGTCACAGTGCAAGCCACCTTCAGTCTGTTCGGCTTGCCACTGGCAGATATTATCGACGTCGACATGAACAAGTACAAGCGCAG CTCCCCTCTGTCATCCATGGTGTTTGGGACCAACGCCCTGTTCACTAAGCCCGCTCAGTCTCTTGCGCCCATGTTGGTGATCAACATTCTCAACCAGTTTGGCTACGAGCAGCTGAAGGATGCCGGGCGGGACGTCGACGTGAG AGCCGCGGAAAGCCTCCACAGCGTCATGTTCTACTTGGTGTGCATGGTGCCCATGTGTGTGGCCGCCGTTCAAGTTCTGGCTTGGAGGCCCTTCTCCATACGCAACAGTCACACCGTGGACAGCAG ATGTGCCACTCAAGGCAGATGCAACTATTTGACTGAGTCACAACACCACGTGATCAGCGGCAGAGTCTGTTGA
- the mfsd13al gene encoding transmembrane protein 180-like isoform X1 produces the protein MNSHQVVCSVAPSDTTIHRERHLGLRWPRKAKGVRGGIMKLPRHLGVNPAALAYAMTTLGAAMINNIFNFYYVKLFISKYQISEGAFHKSQFAFAQVVYMLWNAINDPLFGYLQDNSKMACCSQRRLSILYGAPLYSLAFLIAWFPWRSYSPSDWLCGVHLTVALCAFDGLLTFVLLAQCALFAEISSQHQNRLRLIKYNQVKLKVASLLGSSSVLFCGMLSQNMEDLTAFQAFAVLVAILSCICMIYTGLHSQSQFDDKASDDLDEPAPSCFESSTYTVKTLTWQILMNRDFRFFVLMNFFQVFMLAFFSNFTLIFAEHLIPTDVLSPLTRSVMYGAGFICPQLLVLTCNRLLHNLGYYRIILYTFYLEVLMGAFMLALGAQNYRILALFLTLSMVTVQATFSLFGLPLADIIDVDMNKYKRSSPLSSMVFGTNALFTKPAQSLAPMLVINILNQFGYEQLKDAGRDVDVRAAESLHSVMFYLVCMVPMCVAAVQVLAWRPFSIRNSHTVDSRCATQGRCNYLTESQHHVISGRVC, from the exons ATGAACTCTCACCAGGTCGTTTGCAGTGTGGCACCATCTGACACAACTATTCACAGAG AGCGTCATCTGGGACTGCGGTGGCCGCGGAAGGCGaaaggtgtgcgaggaggcatcaTGAAACTGCCGCGACATTTGGGAGTAAACCCGGCGGCTTTGGCTTATGCCATGACCACTCTGGGAGCTGCCATGATCAACAACATATTCAACTTCTACTACGTGAAGCTCTTCATCAGCAAGTACCAGATATCCGAGGGGGCTTTCCACAAATCTCAA TTTGCCTTTGCACAGGTGGTGTACATGCTGTGGAATGCCATCAATGATCCTCTCTTTGGATACCTGCAAGACAACTCCAAAATGGCGTGCTGCTCTCAGCGGCGGCTCTCCATCCTGTATGGCGCCCCGCTCTACTCCTTGGCATTCCTCATCGCCTGGTTCCCGTGGAGGTCCTACTCCCCCAGTGACTGGTTGTGCGGCGTCCACTTGACAGTGGCATTGTGCGCCTTCGACGGCTTGCTCACGTTTGTGCTGCTGGCGCAGTGTGCCCTGTTCGCCGAGATTTCCAGCCAGCATCAGAACCGATTGAGACTCATTAAGTACAACCAGGTAAAGTTAAAG GTGGCGTCGCTGCTGGGCTCCTCAAGCGTGCTGTTCTGCGGCATGCTGTCCCAAAATATGGAGGACTTGACAGCCTTCCAGGCGTTCGCCGTCCTCGTGGCCATCTTGAGCTGCATTTGCATGATCTACACGGGCCTCCACAGCCAGAGCCAGTTTGACGACAAAGCGTCCGACGACTTAGACGAGCCCGCTCCCAGCTGCTTCGAGTCTTCCACCTACACTGTGAAAACGCTGACCTGGCAAATCCTCATGAACAGGGACTTCCGGTTCTTTGTGCTCATGAACTTTTTCCAGGTCTTCATGCTGGCATTCTTCAGTAATTTTACACTGATATTCGCCGAGCACTTGATTCCCACAGACGTGCTTTCACCACTGACCAGGAGCGTCATGTATGGCGCGGGATTCATTTGTCCTCAG CTGTTAGTGTTGACCTGCAACAGACTTCTTCACAACCTTGGCTACTACAGAATCATCCTGTACACCTTCTACTTGGAGGTCTTAATGGGGGCTTTTATGCTGGCCCTGGGTGCTCAGAATTATCGTATCCTGGCGTTATTCCTCACCCTCAGCAT GGTCACAGTGCAAGCCACCTTCAGTCTGTTCGGCTTGCCACTGGCAGATATTATCGACGTCGACATGAACAAGTACAAGCGCAG CTCCCCTCTGTCATCCATGGTGTTTGGGACCAACGCCCTGTTCACTAAGCCCGCTCAGTCTCTTGCGCCCATGTTGGTGATCAACATTCTCAACCAGTTTGGCTACGAGCAGCTGAAGGATGCCGGGCGGGACGTCGACGTGAG AGCCGCGGAAAGCCTCCACAGCGTCATGTTCTACTTGGTGTGCATGGTGCCCATGTGTGTGGCCGCCGTTCAAGTTCTGGCTTGGAGGCCCTTCTCCATACGCAACAGTCACACCGTGGACAGCAG ATGTGCCACTCAAGGCAGATGCAACTATTTGACTGAGTCACAACACCACGTGATCAGCGGCAGAGTCTGTTGA
- the mfsd13al gene encoding transmembrane protein 180-like isoform X4: MNSHQVVCSVAPSDTTIHRERHLGLRWPRKAKGVRGGIMKLPRHLGVNPAALAYAMTTLGAAMINNIFNFYYVKLFISKYQISEGAFHKSQVVYMLWNAINDPLFGYLQDNSKMACCSQRRLSILYGAPLYSLAFLIAWFPWRSYSPSDWLCGVHLTVALCAFDGLLTFVLLAQCALFAEISSQHQNRLRLIKYNQVASLLGSSSVLFCGMLSQNMEDLTAFQAFAVLVAILSCICMIYTGLHSQSQFDDKASDDLDEPAPSCFESSTYTVKTLTWQILMNRDFRFFVLMNFFQVFMLAFFSNFTLIFAEHLIPTDVLSPLTRSVMYGAGFICPQLLVLTCNRLLHNLGYYRIILYTFYLEVLMGAFMLALGAQNYRILALFLTLSMVTVQATFSLFGLPLADIIDVDMNKYKRSSPLSSMVFGTNALFTKPAQSLAPMLVINILNQFGYEQLKDAGRDVDVRAAESLHSVMFYLVCMVPMCVAAVQVLAWRPFSIRNSHTVDSRCATQGRCNYLTESQHHVISGRVC, from the exons ATGAACTCTCACCAGGTCGTTTGCAGTGTGGCACCATCTGACACAACTATTCACAGAG AGCGTCATCTGGGACTGCGGTGGCCGCGGAAGGCGaaaggtgtgcgaggaggcatcaTGAAACTGCCGCGACATTTGGGAGTAAACCCGGCGGCTTTGGCTTATGCCATGACCACTCTGGGAGCTGCCATGATCAACAACATATTCAACTTCTACTACGTGAAGCTCTTCATCAGCAAGTACCAGATATCCGAGGGGGCTTTCCACAAATCTCAA GTGGTGTACATGCTGTGGAATGCCATCAATGATCCTCTCTTTGGATACCTGCAAGACAACTCCAAAATGGCGTGCTGCTCTCAGCGGCGGCTCTCCATCCTGTATGGCGCCCCGCTCTACTCCTTGGCATTCCTCATCGCCTGGTTCCCGTGGAGGTCCTACTCCCCCAGTGACTGGTTGTGCGGCGTCCACTTGACAGTGGCATTGTGCGCCTTCGACGGCTTGCTCACGTTTGTGCTGCTGGCGCAGTGTGCCCTGTTCGCCGAGATTTCCAGCCAGCATCAGAACCGATTGAGACTCATTAAGTACAACCAG GTGGCGTCGCTGCTGGGCTCCTCAAGCGTGCTGTTCTGCGGCATGCTGTCCCAAAATATGGAGGACTTGACAGCCTTCCAGGCGTTCGCCGTCCTCGTGGCCATCTTGAGCTGCATTTGCATGATCTACACGGGCCTCCACAGCCAGAGCCAGTTTGACGACAAAGCGTCCGACGACTTAGACGAGCCCGCTCCCAGCTGCTTCGAGTCTTCCACCTACACTGTGAAAACGCTGACCTGGCAAATCCTCATGAACAGGGACTTCCGGTTCTTTGTGCTCATGAACTTTTTCCAGGTCTTCATGCTGGCATTCTTCAGTAATTTTACACTGATATTCGCCGAGCACTTGATTCCCACAGACGTGCTTTCACCACTGACCAGGAGCGTCATGTATGGCGCGGGATTCATTTGTCCTCAG CTGTTAGTGTTGACCTGCAACAGACTTCTTCACAACCTTGGCTACTACAGAATCATCCTGTACACCTTCTACTTGGAGGTCTTAATGGGGGCTTTTATGCTGGCCCTGGGTGCTCAGAATTATCGTATCCTGGCGTTATTCCTCACCCTCAGCAT GGTCACAGTGCAAGCCACCTTCAGTCTGTTCGGCTTGCCACTGGCAGATATTATCGACGTCGACATGAACAAGTACAAGCGCAG CTCCCCTCTGTCATCCATGGTGTTTGGGACCAACGCCCTGTTCACTAAGCCCGCTCAGTCTCTTGCGCCCATGTTGGTGATCAACATTCTCAACCAGTTTGGCTACGAGCAGCTGAAGGATGCCGGGCGGGACGTCGACGTGAG AGCCGCGGAAAGCCTCCACAGCGTCATGTTCTACTTGGTGTGCATGGTGCCCATGTGTGTGGCCGCCGTTCAAGTTCTGGCTTGGAGGCCCTTCTCCATACGCAACAGTCACACCGTGGACAGCAG ATGTGCCACTCAAGGCAGATGCAACTATTTGACTGAGTCACAACACCACGTGATCAGCGGCAGAGTCTGTTGA
- the mfsd13al gene encoding transmembrane protein 180-like isoform X3, whose translation MNSHQVVCSVAPSDTTIHRERHLGLRWPRKAKGVRGGIMKLPRHLGVNPAALAYAMTTLGAAMINNIFNFYYVKLFISKYQISEGAFHKSQVVYMLWNAINDPLFGYLQDNSKMACCSQRRLSILYGAPLYSLAFLIAWFPWRSYSPSDWLCGVHLTVALCAFDGLLTFVLLAQCALFAEISSQHQNRLRLIKYNQVKLKVASLLGSSSVLFCGMLSQNMEDLTAFQAFAVLVAILSCICMIYTGLHSQSQFDDKASDDLDEPAPSCFESSTYTVKTLTWQILMNRDFRFFVLMNFFQVFMLAFFSNFTLIFAEHLIPTDVLSPLTRSVMYGAGFICPQLLVLTCNRLLHNLGYYRIILYTFYLEVLMGAFMLALGAQNYRILALFLTLSMVTVQATFSLFGLPLADIIDVDMNKYKRSSPLSSMVFGTNALFTKPAQSLAPMLVINILNQFGYEQLKDAGRDVDVRAAESLHSVMFYLVCMVPMCVAAVQVLAWRPFSIRNSHTVDSRCATQGRCNYLTESQHHVISGRVC comes from the exons ATGAACTCTCACCAGGTCGTTTGCAGTGTGGCACCATCTGACACAACTATTCACAGAG AGCGTCATCTGGGACTGCGGTGGCCGCGGAAGGCGaaaggtgtgcgaggaggcatcaTGAAACTGCCGCGACATTTGGGAGTAAACCCGGCGGCTTTGGCTTATGCCATGACCACTCTGGGAGCTGCCATGATCAACAACATATTCAACTTCTACTACGTGAAGCTCTTCATCAGCAAGTACCAGATATCCGAGGGGGCTTTCCACAAATCTCAA GTGGTGTACATGCTGTGGAATGCCATCAATGATCCTCTCTTTGGATACCTGCAAGACAACTCCAAAATGGCGTGCTGCTCTCAGCGGCGGCTCTCCATCCTGTATGGCGCCCCGCTCTACTCCTTGGCATTCCTCATCGCCTGGTTCCCGTGGAGGTCCTACTCCCCCAGTGACTGGTTGTGCGGCGTCCACTTGACAGTGGCATTGTGCGCCTTCGACGGCTTGCTCACGTTTGTGCTGCTGGCGCAGTGTGCCCTGTTCGCCGAGATTTCCAGCCAGCATCAGAACCGATTGAGACTCATTAAGTACAACCAGGTAAAGTTAAAG GTGGCGTCGCTGCTGGGCTCCTCAAGCGTGCTGTTCTGCGGCATGCTGTCCCAAAATATGGAGGACTTGACAGCCTTCCAGGCGTTCGCCGTCCTCGTGGCCATCTTGAGCTGCATTTGCATGATCTACACGGGCCTCCACAGCCAGAGCCAGTTTGACGACAAAGCGTCCGACGACTTAGACGAGCCCGCTCCCAGCTGCTTCGAGTCTTCCACCTACACTGTGAAAACGCTGACCTGGCAAATCCTCATGAACAGGGACTTCCGGTTCTTTGTGCTCATGAACTTTTTCCAGGTCTTCATGCTGGCATTCTTCAGTAATTTTACACTGATATTCGCCGAGCACTTGATTCCCACAGACGTGCTTTCACCACTGACCAGGAGCGTCATGTATGGCGCGGGATTCATTTGTCCTCAG CTGTTAGTGTTGACCTGCAACAGACTTCTTCACAACCTTGGCTACTACAGAATCATCCTGTACACCTTCTACTTGGAGGTCTTAATGGGGGCTTTTATGCTGGCCCTGGGTGCTCAGAATTATCGTATCCTGGCGTTATTCCTCACCCTCAGCAT GGTCACAGTGCAAGCCACCTTCAGTCTGTTCGGCTTGCCACTGGCAGATATTATCGACGTCGACATGAACAAGTACAAGCGCAG CTCCCCTCTGTCATCCATGGTGTTTGGGACCAACGCCCTGTTCACTAAGCCCGCTCAGTCTCTTGCGCCCATGTTGGTGATCAACATTCTCAACCAGTTTGGCTACGAGCAGCTGAAGGATGCCGGGCGGGACGTCGACGTGAG AGCCGCGGAAAGCCTCCACAGCGTCATGTTCTACTTGGTGTGCATGGTGCCCATGTGTGTGGCCGCCGTTCAAGTTCTGGCTTGGAGGCCCTTCTCCATACGCAACAGTCACACCGTGGACAGCAG ATGTGCCACTCAAGGCAGATGCAACTATTTGACTGAGTCACAACACCACGTGATCAGCGGCAGAGTCTGTTGA
- the mfsd13al gene encoding transmembrane protein 180-like isoform X2 produces MNSHQVVCSVAPSDTTIHRERHLGLRWPRKAKGVRGGIMKLPRHLGVNPAALAYAMTTLGAAMINNIFNFYYVKLFISKYQISEGAFHKSQFAFAQVVYMLWNAINDPLFGYLQDNSKMACCSQRRLSILYGAPLYSLAFLIAWFPWRSYSPSDWLCGVHLTVALCAFDGLLTFVLLAQCALFAEISSQHQNRLRLIKYNQVASLLGSSSVLFCGMLSQNMEDLTAFQAFAVLVAILSCICMIYTGLHSQSQFDDKASDDLDEPAPSCFESSTYTVKTLTWQILMNRDFRFFVLMNFFQVFMLAFFSNFTLIFAEHLIPTDVLSPLTRSVMYGAGFICPQLLVLTCNRLLHNLGYYRIILYTFYLEVLMGAFMLALGAQNYRILALFLTLSMVTVQATFSLFGLPLADIIDVDMNKYKRSSPLSSMVFGTNALFTKPAQSLAPMLVINILNQFGYEQLKDAGRDVDVRAAESLHSVMFYLVCMVPMCVAAVQVLAWRPFSIRNSHTVDSRCATQGRCNYLTESQHHVISGRVC; encoded by the exons ATGAACTCTCACCAGGTCGTTTGCAGTGTGGCACCATCTGACACAACTATTCACAGAG AGCGTCATCTGGGACTGCGGTGGCCGCGGAAGGCGaaaggtgtgcgaggaggcatcaTGAAACTGCCGCGACATTTGGGAGTAAACCCGGCGGCTTTGGCTTATGCCATGACCACTCTGGGAGCTGCCATGATCAACAACATATTCAACTTCTACTACGTGAAGCTCTTCATCAGCAAGTACCAGATATCCGAGGGGGCTTTCCACAAATCTCAA TTTGCCTTTGCACAGGTGGTGTACATGCTGTGGAATGCCATCAATGATCCTCTCTTTGGATACCTGCAAGACAACTCCAAAATGGCGTGCTGCTCTCAGCGGCGGCTCTCCATCCTGTATGGCGCCCCGCTCTACTCCTTGGCATTCCTCATCGCCTGGTTCCCGTGGAGGTCCTACTCCCCCAGTGACTGGTTGTGCGGCGTCCACTTGACAGTGGCATTGTGCGCCTTCGACGGCTTGCTCACGTTTGTGCTGCTGGCGCAGTGTGCCCTGTTCGCCGAGATTTCCAGCCAGCATCAGAACCGATTGAGACTCATTAAGTACAACCAG GTGGCGTCGCTGCTGGGCTCCTCAAGCGTGCTGTTCTGCGGCATGCTGTCCCAAAATATGGAGGACTTGACAGCCTTCCAGGCGTTCGCCGTCCTCGTGGCCATCTTGAGCTGCATTTGCATGATCTACACGGGCCTCCACAGCCAGAGCCAGTTTGACGACAAAGCGTCCGACGACTTAGACGAGCCCGCTCCCAGCTGCTTCGAGTCTTCCACCTACACTGTGAAAACGCTGACCTGGCAAATCCTCATGAACAGGGACTTCCGGTTCTTTGTGCTCATGAACTTTTTCCAGGTCTTCATGCTGGCATTCTTCAGTAATTTTACACTGATATTCGCCGAGCACTTGATTCCCACAGACGTGCTTTCACCACTGACCAGGAGCGTCATGTATGGCGCGGGATTCATTTGTCCTCAG CTGTTAGTGTTGACCTGCAACAGACTTCTTCACAACCTTGGCTACTACAGAATCATCCTGTACACCTTCTACTTGGAGGTCTTAATGGGGGCTTTTATGCTGGCCCTGGGTGCTCAGAATTATCGTATCCTGGCGTTATTCCTCACCCTCAGCAT GGTCACAGTGCAAGCCACCTTCAGTCTGTTCGGCTTGCCACTGGCAGATATTATCGACGTCGACATGAACAAGTACAAGCGCAG CTCCCCTCTGTCATCCATGGTGTTTGGGACCAACGCCCTGTTCACTAAGCCCGCTCAGTCTCTTGCGCCCATGTTGGTGATCAACATTCTCAACCAGTTTGGCTACGAGCAGCTGAAGGATGCCGGGCGGGACGTCGACGTGAG AGCCGCGGAAAGCCTCCACAGCGTCATGTTCTACTTGGTGTGCATGGTGCCCATGTGTGTGGCCGCCGTTCAAGTTCTGGCTTGGAGGCCCTTCTCCATACGCAACAGTCACACCGTGGACAGCAG ATGTGCCACTCAAGGCAGATGCAACTATTTGACTGAGTCACAACACCACGTGATCAGCGGCAGAGTCTGTTGA